GCTACAGTGATTACAAATTTTGAAATTTCTCAGTATCTTGGTAATAAAGGCGTTGCGTGCCATGCCATGCATATTGGCGGTTCTTTCGCATTTCCCTTTGGCCAGGTGAAAATGACTCCGGCTCTTCACGGATCTGGCATAACAGACGAAAATGGAAATGTTATACCCGGAGGGAGTCCCTGTGGCTTTCTCATCGAAATTCAAGGCTGTAAAATCTATCATGCAGGGGACACAGGGCTGTCTGTGGAAATGCAACTTTTAAAAGACGAACATATCCATGTGGCTCTTCTGCCTATTGGAGGGAATTTTGTAATGAACGTTAAAGATGCTGCGAAAGCTGCAAATATTATTCAACCCTCTCTCGTTGTCCCTATGCATTACAACACTTTTGACCTTATTAAAGCAAATCCTGAAGAACTTGCACCTCTCATTACTGGCGATACGGAAGTTCGAATTCTTCAGCCGGGGGACGAGCTTCTTATCAAACCCTGACTCTAGTTTCTTTAATACCGCAGATCGTAGGTAGGATGGTAAACCTTTTCGTCATGAAGTCCCTGTGCTTGTTTTTCTAGTGCTTTTTTTGCCTCTTCTCCCATATTGACAGCCAGGATAGACGAGAGAATGTGTATAAGGAAAAGGGGGCCAATAAGAGAACTCCCAAAGGTAGGGCTCATATCGCTCACAAAGAACGAGAGATCAGCGAACTTGCAGATTGGAGCAGCTGGACTATCTGTAATAGTGATGATGTTGGCCCCCCGTTCTGCTGCTAGTTTGATCGAATTTGTAACCTCTATAACGTAGCTTGGCAATTCGCAAACTATAACAAGATCACCTTTTTCTATGGCTCGAGCTTGTTCGATGAGAGCTAGAGAACCTCTTTTCAGAAGTACGCCCTTCAAACCTAGTTCCAGCAGGCGAGTGTAAAGAGATTCAGCTACGAGGGCAGATATTCCCCAGCCTATGCAGAAAATGGTTTTTGCTTTCTGCAGCATGGCGCAAAAAACTGCGGCGTTGTCAGCCTGAATCTGGTTCCAGGTGTCATCGATGTTCGCATGCTCCAGGCGATATATTTCTTCTGGAAGATTTTTGTGGTCTTTCATAATTTTTGAAAGC
This region of Aminobacterium colombiense DSM 12261 genomic DNA includes:
- a CDS encoding metal-dependent hydrolase, with translation MVRIHYVGHAAFLIKTEEFQLLIDPFITGNPLAVDTIDAFTNVDYIFVTHGHGDHLGDTVEIHKRTKATVITNFEISQYLGNKGVACHAMHIGGSFAFPFGQVKMTPALHGSGITDENGNVIPGGSPCGFLIEIQGCKIYHAGDTGLSVEMQLLKDEHIHVALLPIGGNFVMNVKDAAKAANIIQPSLVVPMHYNTFDLIKANPEELAPLITGDTEVRILQPGDELLIKP
- a CDS encoding MurR/RpiR family transcriptional regulator — its product is MSDQEFLDLLRHKMEGMPNKARRVVEYILANSREAAFLSIGEVAEKLDVSKAQLVRVARMLGFDGYAALKDTLKKTVLQQVNPSAMLSKIMKDHKNLPEEIYRLEHANIDDTWNQIQADNAAVFCAMLQKAKTIFCIGWGISALVAESLYTRLLELGLKGVLLKRGSLALIEQARAIEKGDLVIVCELPSYVIEVTNSIKLAAERGANIITITDSPAAPICKFADLSFFVSDMSPTFGSSLIGPLFLIHILSSILAVNMGEEAKKALEKQAQGLHDEKVYHPTYDLRY